A genomic stretch from Eriocheir sinensis breed Jianghai 21 chromosome 31, ASM2467909v1, whole genome shotgun sequence includes:
- the LOC127005792 gene encoding uncharacterized protein LOC127005792 isoform X2 → MEPNMATQCEVKREMLRVMSAPRGASLSPRVRGNEAAKRCSSCPATMRSDTGKPPQDSPRGCLLIVSPSQGESDTASPQRDATTPEPPAQPQGSTEPCTAEQDTDVSEGVAEGEVTQTPEAETKLSSRQNSFLKIYDVSDDPSDSDMEKWVLKKRHALKSLSRSTPAMSPSASPRHSDSEGQLRVSKGTKKFMRHFAEAPPSEWVLNYFSCALVSDILLQGTLYITQNYFAFYSKIFGHVSRLLIPVTQVASLQKERTAKIIPNAVGLQMVDGKNYVFGSLLSRDSTYKLMLHIWRKAQRMADSDSELPSGVQVAVDDDGEDSASGSANSLIMEDQTDGSYMVSTTINSVGSIPSPITTSPWIPDQVTATTNTTTATNILANTDNIPSTPNSSIPVNSSNSASDSVLVLGGVLTGKAGAQEETNSTTSAAATNAADSKTSSTSIVEWFTQRSLVKTCFKMGSVPLKLVGEGVKELWSLPRTSLLLLISTLLLLMLFASAAFMLHRVDLLSQQIGLEKYAEYDSMYEEVLQMQQRLHSAASTEIEKTLSIQLKHIATVRQSLEALMVLFNKDFPLETAQIPDNT, encoded by the exons ATGGAACCAAACATGGCCACTCAGTGTGAGGTGAAGAGAGAAATGCTCCGAGTCATGTCGGCGCCGAGAGGTGCGTCCCTTAGTCCGAGAGTACGGGGAAATGAGGCGGCAAAGCGATGCAGCAGCTGCCCCGCCACCATGCGCAGCGACACAGGGAAGCCGCCGCAGGACAGCCCACGGGGGTGCCTGCTGATCGTCAGTCCGTCGCAGGGAGAGAGCGACACAGCGAGTCCCCAGCGAGATGCCACAACTCCAGAGCCTCCAGCACAGCCGCAGGGCAGCACTGAACCGTGCACTGCTGAACAAGATACTGATGTGTCTGAGGGAGTCGCAGAGGGAGAAGTGACTCAAACACCAGAGGCCGAGACAAAATTAAGCAGCAGACAAAACTCTTTCCTTAAGATTTATGATGTTAGTGACGACCCCAGTGACAGCGATATGGAAAAATGGGTGCTAAAAAAACG aCATGCCCTGAAGAGCCTGAGCCGTAGCACCCCGGCCATGTCCCCCTCGGCGTCGCCAAGACACAGCGACAGCGAGGGGCAGCTGAGGGTGTCCAAGGGTACCAAAAAGTTCATGAGACACTTCGCCGAGGCTCCGCCCAGCGAGTGGGTCCTGAACT ACTTTTCCTGTGCCCTGGTGTCGGACATTTTGCTCCAGGGAACTCTGTACATCACTCAAAACTACTTCGCCTTCTATTCCAAGATCTTTGGGCACGTCAGTCGG TTGCTGATACCTGTAACACAAGTGGCCAGCTTACAAAAAGAGCGGACTGCCAAGATCATCCCCAATGCTGTAGGTCTGCAAATGGTGGATGGCAAAAACTATGTATTTGGGTCACTTTTATCAAGAGATTCCACCTACAAGCTCATGCTTCACATCTGGAGGAAGGCACAAAGGATGGCTGACAGCGACAGTGAGCTACCATCCGGCGTACAAGTG GCTGTAGATGATGACGGCGAAGATTCTGCATCTGGGAGTGCAAACAGTCTCATCATGGAGGATCAGACAGATGGTAGCTACATGGTGTCCACAACCATCAACAGTGTGGGCAGCATTCCGTCCCCAATCACCACCTCGCCCTGGATACCAGACCAAGTTACTGCcactacaaacaccaccactgccacaaatATTCTAGCCAACACTGACAACATCCCTTCAACACCTAATAGCAGCATTCCAGTGAATAGTTCAAATAGTGCCTCAGACTCTGTTTTGGTGCTGGGAGGTGTGTTGACTGGAAAAGCAGGTGCTCAGGAGGAGACGAACAGCACCACCTCAGCTGCTGCCACCAATGCCGCTGACAGCAAAACCAGCAGCACCAGCATTGTAGAGTGGTTCACCCAGAGATCCCTAGTAAAAA CATGCTTTAAGATGGGAAGTGTCCCGCTGAAGCTGGttggagagggagtgaaggagctgTGGTCACTTCCAAGGACATCTCTGCTTCTACTTATCTCAACACTGCTGCTGCTCATGCTCTTTGCCTCTGCTGCATTCATGCTCCACCGTGTGGATCTGCTGAGTCAGCAAATTGGCCTTGAAAAATATGCTGAATA TGACAGCATGTACGAGGAGGTGCTACAGATGCAGCAGCGGCTCCACTCTGCTGCATCAACAGAGATAGAGAAGACCCTCAGCATCCAGCTCAAGCACATAGCTACG gtgcgacagtcttTAGAAGCCCTGATGGTGTTATTCAACAAGGACTTCCCTTTAGAAACGGCACAGATTCCAGACAACACGTAG
- the LOC127005792 gene encoding uncharacterized protein LOC127005792 isoform X1 — MKLKAKIKALLLARSGLIIHEDASYTPSTTTTFTTTVTTTTTTAVTATTSITTTGTCVAPITTVASPVPLNTPATKMPRDYPSASKSMMNLSLSSEVEEQPKGLHKYRSVWDVASMDGIRRKILRSRSPNDPGRSKEKRQKRHSYVQPTKDAKKDSDEKYRPVSSTISGYRQSLSSGSSSVSSTLTPDLPSSAAAPTETETDVFTSDGGMKEARSMMVLSRPNGSSNSSEEDVKVARKRSVVSHALKSLSRSTPAMSPSASPRHSDSEGQLRVSKGTKKFMRHFAEAPPSEWVLNYFSCALVSDILLQGTLYITQNYFAFYSKIFGHVSRLLIPVTQVASLQKERTAKIIPNAVGLQMVDGKNYVFGSLLSRDSTYKLMLHIWRKAQRMADSDSELPSGVQVAVDDDGEDSASGSANSLIMEDQTDGSYMVSTTINSVGSIPSPITTSPWIPDQVTATTNTTTATNILANTDNIPSTPNSSIPVNSSNSASDSVLVLGGVLTGKAGAQEETNSTTSAAATNAADSKTSSTSIVEWFTQRSLVKTCFKMGSVPLKLVGEGVKELWSLPRTSLLLLISTLLLLMLFASAAFMLHRVDLLSQQIGLEKYAEYDSMYEEVLQMQQRLHSAASTEIEKTLSIQLKHIATVRQSLEALMVLFNKDFPLETAQIPDNT, encoded by the exons ATGAAACTCAAAGCGAAAATAAAAGCACTTTTATTAGCCCGCAGTGGCCTTATAATACACGAGGACGCGTCCTACACCCCCAGCACCAcaactaccttcaccaccaccgtcaccaccaccaccaccaccgccgtcaccgcAACTacgtccatcaccaccaccggcacctgCGTAGCCCCTATCACCACAGTCGCTTCACCTGTCCCGCTCAACACACCTGCCACCAAAATGCCGCGTGACTATCCATCTGCAAGCAAGTCCATGATGAACCTCAGCTTATCCAGTGAGGTTGAAGAGCAACCGAAGGGCTTGCACAAATATCGCTCCGTGTGGGATGTCGCCTCCATGGATGGAATTCGGCGGAAGATTCTCCGCTCACGCTCCCCGAATGACCCGGGGCGCTCCAAGGAAAAGCGTCAGAAGAGGCACTCCTACGTCCAGCCCACAAAGGATGCGAAAAAAGACTCTGATGAAAAGTATCGGCCTGTGAGTTCCACCATCTCAGGGTACAGGCAGTCCTTGTCCTCTGGCAGCTCCTCCGTCTCCAGCACCCTCACGCCCGACCTCCCGTCCTCCGCGGCGGCACCCACAGAAACAGAGACGGACGTGTTCACGAGTGACGGGGGCATGAAAGAGGCACGGTCCATGATGGTCCTCTCGCGCCCCAACGGCTCCAGCAACTCTTCCGAAGAGGACGTCAAAGTGGCTCGTAAAAGATCAGTTGTTTC aCATGCCCTGAAGAGCCTGAGCCGTAGCACCCCGGCCATGTCCCCCTCGGCGTCGCCAAGACACAGCGACAGCGAGGGGCAGCTGAGGGTGTCCAAGGGTACCAAAAAGTTCATGAGACACTTCGCCGAGGCTCCGCCCAGCGAGTGGGTCCTGAACT ACTTTTCCTGTGCCCTGGTGTCGGACATTTTGCTCCAGGGAACTCTGTACATCACTCAAAACTACTTCGCCTTCTATTCCAAGATCTTTGGGCACGTCAGTCGG TTGCTGATACCTGTAACACAAGTGGCCAGCTTACAAAAAGAGCGGACTGCCAAGATCATCCCCAATGCTGTAGGTCTGCAAATGGTGGATGGCAAAAACTATGTATTTGGGTCACTTTTATCAAGAGATTCCACCTACAAGCTCATGCTTCACATCTGGAGGAAGGCACAAAGGATGGCTGACAGCGACAGTGAGCTACCATCCGGCGTACAAGTG GCTGTAGATGATGACGGCGAAGATTCTGCATCTGGGAGTGCAAACAGTCTCATCATGGAGGATCAGACAGATGGTAGCTACATGGTGTCCACAACCATCAACAGTGTGGGCAGCATTCCGTCCCCAATCACCACCTCGCCCTGGATACCAGACCAAGTTACTGCcactacaaacaccaccactgccacaaatATTCTAGCCAACACTGACAACATCCCTTCAACACCTAATAGCAGCATTCCAGTGAATAGTTCAAATAGTGCCTCAGACTCTGTTTTGGTGCTGGGAGGTGTGTTGACTGGAAAAGCAGGTGCTCAGGAGGAGACGAACAGCACCACCTCAGCTGCTGCCACCAATGCCGCTGACAGCAAAACCAGCAGCACCAGCATTGTAGAGTGGTTCACCCAGAGATCCCTAGTAAAAA CATGCTTTAAGATGGGAAGTGTCCCGCTGAAGCTGGttggagagggagtgaaggagctgTGGTCACTTCCAAGGACATCTCTGCTTCTACTTATCTCAACACTGCTGCTGCTCATGCTCTTTGCCTCTGCTGCATTCATGCTCCACCGTGTGGATCTGCTGAGTCAGCAAATTGGCCTTGAAAAATATGCTGAATA TGACAGCATGTACGAGGAGGTGCTACAGATGCAGCAGCGGCTCCACTCTGCTGCATCAACAGAGATAGAGAAGACCCTCAGCATCCAGCTCAAGCACATAGCTACG gtgcgacagtcttTAGAAGCCCTGATGGTGTTATTCAACAAGGACTTCCCTTTAGAAACGGCACAGATTCCAGACAACACGTAG